In Bacteroidota bacterium, the sequence GCGGCTTATGTGTATTGTATTGTTCAGGTTACCATTACACTCTTATTCATATATTTTATTAATAAAAAGTTTTTTGCAAATAACAATTTAAAAAGCATTTTTTTAAAACCAATAATACTTCCACTATTTATTACGCTTATAATAGGCTACTTATTTTCATTCATACCTGATTTTATAAGACTAAACCGGTTCTACGCTTTAATATGGATTGGGTTTTCAATAATAATGACTTTTATAGTGACAACTCTTATGCTTATTCCACGTGCTGAAATACGAATTTTGAGCAAACAACTGAAATTTATAAAATAATAATATGAAGCCATTATTAAGCATAGTTATACCAACTAAAGACAGGTATGAGTATCTCTTAGAACTATTGCTGTTTTTTATTAGGGTTGAAAGAGACGATTTCGAAGTAATCGTTCAGGATAATTCTAAAGATAACATTAAAATAGTTGAATTTTTAGAGAAGCATAATCAGAAACGAATAAAGTACTTTTATAATGGAGAACATCTCTCGGTTGTTGAAAATGCTGATTTAGCTGTTGCAAACGCTATTGGCGAATATGTTACCATGATTGGTGATGATGATGGAATTTCGATGAAGCTTATTGACTTTCTTAAGAAGATGAATTCCAAGTATGATGCCTATCTTTTTAACAAGCCTACTTATATATGGCCAGATGTAACACATCGATATCACAGTTCAAATTTTTCAGGAACTATTACTATCAAAGAGTTCAATGGACAAATCGCAGATCTAAATGTTGACGAAATTATTGCTAATGTGTTAAAAGTTGGCGGAACACGAATTCTGAATCTTCCTAGAGTCTATCATGCAGTTATTAAAAGAAGTGTTATGGATTCACTTCGGCAAACAGCTGGCACATACTTTCCCGGTCCCAGCCCTGATATGGCTAATGCAATTGCAATAAGCAATTTCGTTAAAAAAATGGCTTACGTAGACATCCCATATATTATATCTGGAACCTCTGTTAAAAGTACTGCAGGTGCAGGAGCGATAGGTAAACATATTGGGGAGATTAAAGATCAGGCATTTTTACCTAAAGAGACCAGTGCTCTTTGGTCAAAAAATATTCCATATTATTGGTCAGGAACAACCATATATGCAGCGTCTACAATCAGAGCCCTGGAGTCACTTAATAAAATCATTTTACTTAAAAAAATGAATTTATCCTTTTTGTATGCCAGTTGTCTGGTTTTTGACAAAGGAATGAGAAAGCGTATACTTAATACCATTTGGGGCAAATTTGGTTTCAGTAGAATCGACTGCTATATTAAATTAATTTACTACTTATTTGAAATTTATATCCTTCGCGTCAAAATTTATGTAAGAAATAAGGTGCTTTCAAAAGGCAAAAGGAACAACAATTATCAAAATCTCACAGAAATAATGTCAATCGGTTACGCCATTAATACAATCGATTCATTGATCAGTGAATATGAAACCGGGAGCAAATAAAAATGAGAGTTCTAAGTTTCATACAAGTGCTAACCGTAATTCTACTAATACTATCAGGAATGTTAAAACGGTATGTTAATCTTCCAGTGGATTTTACACTTTTAACTTTTATAATTGCACTATTAGCTTCTTTTCTCAATAAGCCAAGTATTAGCTCTAAAGTATTAAATGTTTTACTGTGGATAATACCGTTCAGCATTTTCTATCTGATTACTATGGTTTATTCACCTAGCAACACCTATTCCCTATTGAAAGCTGGTAAATTGTTAATGAGTATATTAAGTTTATTTATTGTCACAATCATATTTAGTAAAAAAAACTCATTTATATATTTTAGAGCAATATTTAAAATCGTATATGTAGCTTTGGTTACTATACTAACATTTTTGTTTGTCACAGGTCAGTTTAGTACTTTTTTTATCACAGGTGATCTTTTACTAGCACCTGACTACTTATCAATATCAACATTTTTAGCCACCTCATTATTTTTGTATTTAAAAGATAGAGGTTTCTTTATTAATACTGTAAAAATTCTTAGCTTGTTAGCTATATTACTTTTAGGTGGTCGTGGCCCATTCGTTATTACTGTTATATTGCTTTTGATTTATTTTGCTAAAATGCTAATTAGAGGAAGTTTTATTAGAAATTTAATAATCTATTTCATCGTTATTGCAGGATTATTTATTTTATCTGTTGAGTTATCATTACATGAACGCACTTTTGAAAGATTAGCATCGTTAATAGAAGATCCAACAGATTCTTATCTTAATCCAAGATATCCAATGTGGGTCTTTGCTTGGGAAAGTTTTCTTGAGAAACCAATTTTTGGTCATGGTTTGGGTAGCTTTGGCTTATACTATCTTAATGTCGATATGAGAGCATATCCTCATAACCTAATACTTGAAATTCTATTTGAAGCGGGCGTGATTGGTTTAATCTTAGCAATTATTTTTGGTGGTCGTGTCTCTAAATATCTCAAAATTAATAATATTGCACTAGAATTGAAACTAATTCTGTTTTTCTTTCTGTTAGATTTTATGAAATCTAACTCCATTGAGGATTTAAGAGTCTTTTTAATTTGGATAGGAATCATTTTAATGAGTAATATAAGCACCGAAGAATGTGTTAACCATACAGCTAAAGAAAAGTTAGAAAGTATTTAATTAGAATTATGATAACAATAATTGATTATGGAGCAGGTAACATACTGAGCATAAAAAACATGATAAAAAGGATTGGTGGCAGCTGTTTAATTACAAGCGATCCCATTGAAATCGAAAAATCCAAAAAACTTATCTTGCCAGGAGTCGGAAATTTTGACTTCGGAATGAACAATCTGCTTAAGAATAACCTCGTGGAATCCTTAAATAATGCTGTTCTTCAGTATAAAACACCTATTCTTGGCATATGCTTGGGTGCGCAATTGATGTGTGCTTCATCAGAAGAGGGGATAAAAGATGGGTTAAACTGGTTTAATGCTCGTGTTATTAAATTTGAGAAGGAGCAGCTTCAGAGCAATCAAAAGATTCCTCATATGGGTTGGAATTTTTTAACTTTACAAAAGAATAGCAAATTGTTTGAGGGTTTTACTGATAAACGCTTTTATTTTGTCCACAGTTATCATTTTTTAACCCATGAAGCTTCAATCAACCTTACGAAAACTATATATGGTTATGAGTTTGTGTCTGCTATGGAAAGAGATAACATTTTTGCTGTTCAATTCCATCCTGAAAAAAGTCACAAATATGGCATGAAATTGATGGAAAACTTTATTAATTTATGATCCTCCCCCGCATCATACCCACCCTTCTGCTTTACGACGAAGGAATTGTAAAAACGAAAAGCTTTAAAAACCCTGTGTATCTTGGTGATCCGATAAATGCAGTACGCATCTTCAATGAAAAGGAGGTAGATGAGTTAGTTATTGCTGATATTGCGGTAACAAAAAATGGAGGAGACCCTAATTTCAAATGGATTGAGGAGATAGTAAGTGAAGCTTTTATGCCCATTGGGTATGCGGGTGGTATTAGTAATCTCGATACCATAAAAATGCTTTTCAATCTGGGAATTGAAAAGGTCATTCTTAACAGCTTTTCATTCGATTACGATTTAATCACAGAAGCAGCGAAGATATACGGTAACCAAAGTATCGTTGTATGCATTGATGTAAAGAAGACTATACTTGGAAATTATAAAATATACACACATTCAGGACAACAAAAGCAATCGACAGAATTGCTGATGCATGCAAAAAAAGTTGTAGAGGCAGGCGCTGGTGAAATAATTATTCAATCAATTGATAAAGAGGGAGCAATGAGTGGGTATGATATAACATTAACCAGAAATGTTGCTGATAGTGTCGATGTTCCCATTGTTGCTTTGGGTGGTGCATCATGCATGAAGGATATGGAAGAA encodes:
- a CDS encoding glycosyltransferase family 2 protein; the encoded protein is MKPLLSIVIPTKDRYEYLLELLLFFIRVERDDFEVIVQDNSKDNIKIVEFLEKHNQKRIKYFYNGEHLSVVENADLAVANAIGEYVTMIGDDDGISMKLIDFLKKMNSKYDAYLFNKPTYIWPDVTHRYHSSNFSGTITIKEFNGQIADLNVDEIIANVLKVGGTRILNLPRVYHAVIKRSVMDSLRQTAGTYFPGPSPDMANAIAISNFVKKMAYVDIPYIISGTSVKSTAGAGAIGKHIGEIKDQAFLPKETSALWSKNIPYYWSGTTIYAASTIRALESLNKIILLKKMNLSFLYASCLVFDKGMRKRILNTIWGKFGFSRIDCYIKLIYYLFEIYILRVKIYVRNKVLSKGKRNNNYQNLTEIMSIGYAINTIDSLISEYETGSK
- a CDS encoding O-antigen ligase family protein, with the translated sequence MLKRYVNLPVDFTLLTFIIALLASFLNKPSISSKVLNVLLWIIPFSIFYLITMVYSPSNTYSLLKAGKLLMSILSLFIVTIIFSKKNSFIYFRAIFKIVYVALVTILTFLFVTGQFSTFFITGDLLLAPDYLSISTFLATSLFLYLKDRGFFINTVKILSLLAILLLGGRGPFVITVILLLIYFAKMLIRGSFIRNLIIYFIVIAGLFILSVELSLHERTFERLASLIEDPTDSYLNPRYPMWVFAWESFLEKPIFGHGLGSFGLYYLNVDMRAYPHNLILEILFEAGVIGLILAIIFGGRVSKYLKINNIALELKLILFFFLLDFMKSNSIEDLRVFLIWIGIILMSNISTEECVNHTAKEKLESI
- the hisH gene encoding imidazole glycerol phosphate synthase subunit HisH — its product is MITIIDYGAGNILSIKNMIKRIGGSCLITSDPIEIEKSKKLILPGVGNFDFGMNNLLKNNLVESLNNAVLQYKTPILGICLGAQLMCASSEEGIKDGLNWFNARVIKFEKEQLQSNQKIPHMGWNFLTLQKNSKLFEGFTDKRFYFVHSYHFLTHEASINLTKTIYGYEFVSAMERDNIFAVQFHPEKSHKYGMKLMENFINL
- a CDS encoding AglZ/HisF2 family acetamidino modification protein; translation: MILPRIIPTLLLYDEGIVKTKSFKNPVYLGDPINAVRIFNEKEVDELVIADIAVTKNGGDPNFKWIEEIVSEAFMPIGYAGGISNLDTIKMLFNLGIEKVILNSFSFDYDLITEAAKIYGNQSIVVCIDVKKTILGNYKIYTHSGQQKQSTELLMHAKKVVEAGAGEIIIQSIDKEGAMSGYDITLTRNVADSVDVPIVALGGASCMKDMEEVIKQGGASAAAAGSIFVFKSKERGVLINYPSKTEIANLFMNE